Proteins found in one Elephas maximus indicus isolate mEleMax1 chromosome 11, mEleMax1 primary haplotype, whole genome shotgun sequence genomic segment:
- the LOC126085661 gene encoding RNA-binding motif protein, X chromosome-like, which yields MLMERQTPDCENDNFTQKIYKYKTSPSSLRSTASGFQFRPRTQHSALVLSRYKAPVGELMQSSNGKIVEAGRPGKLFTGGLHTETNEKALEAVFGKYGRIVEVLLMKDRETNKSRGFAFVTFESPADAKDAARDMNGKSLDGKAIKVEQAPKPTFESGRRGPPPPPRSTGPPRGLRGGRGGSRGTRGPPSRGGHMDHGGYSMNFNVSSSRGPLPVKRGPPPRSGGPPPKRSAPSGPVRSRSGMGGRAPVSRGRDSSGGLPRREPLPSPRDVYLSPRDDRCFTKDSYSSRDYPSSCDTRDDAPPPRDYTYRDYGHSSSRDDYPSRGYSDRDGYGRDRDYSDHPSGGSYRESSESYGNSRSAPPTRGPPPSHGGSSRYDDYSSSRDGYGGSRDSYSSSRSDLYSSGRDRLGRQERGLPPSMERGYPPPRDSYSSSSRRAPRCGGRGGRRSDRGGGRSRY from the exons atgctcatggagagGCAGACTCcagattgtgaaaatgacaattttacccaAAAGATCTACAAATACAAG acttcaccaagctCGTTGCGCAGTACTGCTAGTGGCTTCCAGTTCCGTCCTCGGACCCAGCATTCGGCCCTCGTGCTGAGTCGCTACAAAGCGCCTGTCGGCGAGCTAATGCAATCATCCAATGGAAAAATAGTTGAAGCCGGTCGTCCCGGAAAGCTCTTCACTGGTGGGCTCCATACAGAAACAAATGAGAAAGCCCTTGAGGCAGTATTTGGGAAATATGGACGAATTGTGGAAGTGCTCTTGATGAAAGACCGTGAAACCAACAAATCCAGAGGATTTGCTTTTGTCACCTTTGAAAGCCCGGCAGATGCCAAAGATGCAGCCAGAGATATGAATGGAAAGTCCCTAGATGGAAAAGCCATCAAGGTGGAACAAGCCCCTAAGCCAACATTTGAAAGTGGCAGACGTGGACCCCCTCCACCTCCAAGAAGCACAGGCCCTCCAAGAGGCCTTAGAGGTGGAAGAGGAGGAAGCAGAGGAACCCGGGGACCACCTTCACGTGGGGGTCACATGGATCATGGTGGCTACTCTATGAATTTTAACGTGAGTTCTTCCAGGGGACCACTTCCAGTAAAAAGAGGACCACCACCACGAAGTGGAGGTCCTCCTCCTAAAAGATCTGCCCCTTCAGGACCAGTTCGCAGCCGCAGTGGAATGGGAGGAAGAGCTCCTGTGTCACGTGGAAGAGATAGTTCCGGAGGCCTGCCACGGAGGGAACCCCTGCCCTCTCCTAGAGATGTTTATTTGTCCCCCAGAGATGATAGATGTTTTACAAAAGACAGCTATTCAAGCAGAGATTACCCAAGTTCTTGTGATACAAGAGATGATGCACCACCCCCGAGAGATTATACATACCGTGATTATGGTCATTCCAGTTCACGTGATGACTATCCATCCAGAGGCTATAGTGATAGAGATGGCTATGGTCGTGACCGTGACTATTCGGATCATCCAAGCGGAGGTTCCTACAGAGAATCTTCTGAGAGTTATGGTAACTCACGTAGCGCTCCACCTACACGAGGGCCCCCGCCATCTCATGGCGGAAGCAGTCGCTATGATGATTACAGCAGCTCACGTGACGGATATGGTGGAAGTCGAGACAGTTACTCAAGCAGCCGAAGTGACCTCTACTCAAGTGGCCGTGATCGGCTTGGCAGACAAGAAAGAGGGCTTCCCCCTTCTATGGAAAGGGGTTACCCTCCTCCACGTGATTCCTACAGCAGTTCAAGCCGCCGAGCACCAAGATGTGGTGGCCGTGGAGGAAGGCGATCTGATAGAGGGGGAGGCAGAAGCAGATACTAA